Part of the Venturia canescens isolate UGA chromosome 2, ASM1945775v1, whole genome shotgun sequence genome is shown below.
CGTCTGATTTTAAAACCTGtactatattttcattcttcataTATATTACTAACGAGCTTGTACCTTTTGTCAAGATATCATAAAATGAAATGCTAGGATTATtaattttctcacttttcatcCTTGCTATTTCTTCCTCACATTCATCCTGAAAACTACTTATTTCAGCACTGCTACCCACTGATAGTAAATTTTGTTCACTTACATATAAATTTGCGGTTTTCATTTTAACTATGTGGCGTTTAAGAGCTGCAACAGTTGCACCACTCAAACAAACACCACGTCTAGGATCATAGTAACCACCGTTAAAGCTATAGAGTCGATTAAAGAACAAAAAGGACCCCATTTCGGCCATAGTATGATTAAGAAGTGTAAGATTATTTCTACTTGTAATATTAATATCAGAGCCGTACTCCAGAAGAGTGACAATAACTTTTACGTGTCCTTCTTGAGAAGCAATGTGAAGTGCTGTTCTGCCATACCCATCTTTGGAGTCAATATTAGCACCAAATTTCAAGATAGTCTCAATAATTTCAAGATAACCTTTTTGAGCAGCCAAGTGCAATGGTGTAATGTCACCTTCAATTTTAGAATCAACATGGGCACCGTACTCTAGCAATACTTTTACAACCTCTTTATGACCCTTTTGAGTTGCAATGTGTAGTGCAGTGATTCCATTGTTTTGCTTAGCATTTACATTAGCTCCTTTATTCAAAAGCATCGTGCttatttcttcatttcctCTTTGAGCAGAAAGATGGAGCGGTGTATTGTCACTTTTTACTCCAGGATTAACATTTGCATTATATTTCAAAAGAGCTTCAACAACTTTGGTATATCCTTTTTGAATAGCAGTATGAAGTGTTGTTGCACCATTTATATCTTGAGCGTCTACATTAGCACCTTTACTTAGAAGCAGTTTAGCAATTTCTCCCCTAATATTAATATCAGGATCATTATTAttgagaaattcataaaaacattcattttcaCTTAAAGTAGTAAAATGCAATGCTGTTCTCCCACATCTGTCACTAGCGTTAATATCAGCACCGTGTTGCAAAAGAGCTTCAACGATTTCTATGTATTCCTTCTTAACAGCAATATTCAATAGATCAGGACTATCTTTTATATTAGCTCCATTAGTTAAAAGTAGCTTGGTGATTTTTAAATTGGCATTCTCAATAGCATAAAATATTGGagtttttccggttttatCTTGAGCATTTATATCAGCTTCATATTTTATCAACAATTTAGCTACTTCTTCCTGTTTGCTTTTTGCTGCACTATGTAAAGGTGTAAAACCTTTAAATGTTGAATCGTATAACGTATTAACATTCGCACCATACTTTAAAAGGtcttcaataattttcaaatatcctTTTTCAACAGCAGTATGTAATAACTTGGGATTATTTGCATCTTCTGGGTTAACATATTCTGGGTCATATTCTAGAAGAGCCTCAACAATCTTTTTATACTCTTCTCCATAGCCGTACACTGCGATTTTAAGAGAGCTTCTGTTACTTGGATCATTAATATCAGGACAGTACTTTAAAACAACCTCAACAATTGTTGAATATCCTTTTTCAACAGCAAGCTGTAGTGTGGTTTTGCCATCTTTATCCTGATTATCAACTTTAGCTCCATGTTGTAAGAGCAATTTTACAACTCTTTTATGTCCTCTTTTGGTAGCAATATGAAGTGGCGTTGAACTACCATTTATGCTAGCATTGATATCAGCACCTTTATTCAAGAATAATTTTACAGTTTCTTCATCACCTAGTTCAGAAGCAAAATGTAGTGGCCtatatttttccttcaatgTGAAAGAATGAGTACATGCACCATGGTTTAAAAGATCTTGGGCAATATGTATATATCCTTTCTTAGCAGCAATATGAAGAGGGGTTATACCATCCTCCCCTTTAATATCAACATCAGCACCTCTACTTAAAAGCAACGTGATAACTTCTTTATTACTTCTTTCAACAGCAACGTGCAGTGGTGCATAACCATCTTTCCATCTTGAAGTACACACATAATTAACACAAGCTCCATATTTTAAAAGATGCTCAACAATTTGTAAACATCTTATCTCACTTGCAACATGAAGTGGACTTGGACAATTTTTGTCTCTGGCATTAACATCAGCTCCATGCTTTAAAAGTAATTCAGtaatttccattttctcaTATTGAATTGC
Proteins encoded:
- the LOC122407008 gene encoding ankyrin-1-like; this translates as MDVNYSLISAVREGRLERVRELIDSFGLSYSQAWSEGYVLLRDAVENKHTAVAKLLLTSGSRVDSKNNNPSNTPLHIAVTNGDIEIVKMILNKGANIHAKDQYGRTPLHNAIQYEKMEITELLLKHGADVNARDKNCPSPLHVASEIRCLQIVEHLLKYGACVNYVCTSRWKDGYAPLHVAVERSNKEVITLLLSRGADVDIKGEDGITPLHIAAKKGYIHIAQDLLNHGACTHSFTLKEKYRPLHFASELGDEETVKLFLNKGADINASINGSSTPLHIATKRGHKRVVKLLLQHGAKVDNQDKDGKTTLQLAVEKGYSTIVEVVLKYCPDINDPSNRSSLKIAVYGYGEEYKKIVEALLEYDPEYVNPEDANNPKLLHTAVEKGYLKIIEDLLKYGANVNTLYDSTFKGFTPLHSAAKSKQEEVAKLLIKYEADINAQDKTGKTPIFYAIENANLKITKLLLTNGANIKDSPDLLNIAVKKEYIEIVEALLQHGADINASDRCGRTALHFTTLSENECFYEFLNNNDPDINIRGEIAKLLLSKGANVDAQDINGATTLHTAIQKGYTKVVEALLKYNANVNPGVKSDNTPLHLSAQRGNEEISTMLLNKGANVNAKQNNGITALHIATQKGHKEVVKVLLEYGAHVDSKIEGDITPLHLAAQKGYLEIIETILKFGANIDSKDGYGRTALHIASQEGHVKVIVTLLEYGSDINITSRNNLTLLNHTMAEMGSFLFFNRLYSFNGGYYDPRRGVCLSGATVAALKRHIVKMKTANLYVSEQNLLSVGSSAEISSFQDECEEEIARMKSEKINNPSISFYDILTKGTSSLVIYMKNENIVQVLKSDDYKTKFPIYASMIKRNFRKGMERKELLEQGNKIFHFLFNNFLKLHDCTEKILSYLSDQDLRILMDACKPLSISNPNTD